The following proteins come from a genomic window of Neofelis nebulosa isolate mNeoNeb1 chromosome 5, mNeoNeb1.pri, whole genome shotgun sequence:
- the SMIM34 gene encoding small integral membrane protein 34: MEGKNGTNSTRALKLPDGTSAAWYILTIIGIYGVIFLFRLASNILRKNDKSLEDIYYSNLTSELKKKNLQSKVAKCSALTFSNRAVLQSNQASLEPKCKNSGCQTEIQGIP, encoded by the coding sequence ATGGAGGGGAAGAATGGCACCAACTCCACCAGGGCCCTGAAACTTCCAGATGGGACCAGCGCTGCCTGGTACATTCTCACCATCATTGGCATCTACGGAGTGATTTTCCTCTTCCGATTGGCCAGCAACATCCTCAGAAAGAATGATAAATCCTTGGAAGATATCTACTACTCAAATTTGACCTCcgaactcaaaaagaaaaatctccaaagCAAGGTGGCCAAATGCTCTGCACTGACCTTTAGCAACAGAGCTGTCCTGCAGTCCAACCAGGCCAGCCTGGaaccaaaatgtaaaaacagtgGGTGCCAAACTGAAATCCAAGGGATCCCTTGA